One window of Alphaproteobacteria bacterium genomic DNA carries:
- a CDS encoding isochorismatase family protein: MTGLVGQLAEQMPVALEEVTVAGRVGLVIVDEVNGFATVGAGNLAPAKPNEQVSRMVAETNSLAHEFLDRGGPVLAFLDTHEPGKLEPPYPPHCERGTGEEELVCEIAWLADADGVTLVRKDCINGFVGAIDVDSGANRIVDWVNGHVLETVVVVGICTDICVMDFVLTFLSARNHGLMPSLTEVIVHEPACATYDLPRAAVAELGLPVSASHPQRLTHHMGLYFMHSRGARLASSVSWSGAQ, from the coding sequence ATGACAGGTCTTGTCGGCCAGCTGGCTGAACAAATGCCGGTGGCGCTGGAGGAGGTCACGGTGGCAGGGCGCGTTGGCCTGGTTATCGTCGATGAGGTCAACGGTTTTGCCACGGTTGGTGCTGGAAATCTGGCACCGGCGAAGCCGAATGAGCAGGTATCCCGTATGGTTGCCGAGACCAACTCTCTGGCGCATGAGTTTCTAGACCGGGGTGGTCCTGTGCTGGCCTTTCTCGACACCCATGAGCCCGGCAAGCTCGAGCCGCCCTACCCGCCTCATTGCGAGCGCGGCACAGGCGAGGAGGAGCTGGTGTGCGAGATCGCCTGGCTTGCCGATGCTGATGGTGTGACGCTGGTCCGCAAGGACTGCATCAACGGTTTCGTCGGTGCTATCGATGTCGACAGCGGCGCCAATCGTATAGTCGACTGGGTCAACGGGCATGTCCTGGAAACAGTGGTTGTGGTCGGGATCTGCACGGACATATGCGTCATGGACTTTGTGTTGACGTTCCTGTCCGCGCGCAATCACGGCCTGATGCCGTCGCTCACGGAGGTCATTGTGCACGAGCCGGCCTGCGCCACGTACGACCTGCCGCGTGCCGCCGTGGCCGAGCTCGGTCTACCGGTGAGTGCAAGTCATCCGCAGAGGCTGACCCATCACATGGGGCTCTATTTCATGCATTCGCGGGGCGCGCGTCTAGCAAGCAGTGTCAGCTGGTCGGGCGCGCAATAA
- the galU gene encoding UTP--glucose-1-phosphate uridylyltransferase GalU, with the protein MTRVRKAVFPVGGLGTRFLPATKAMPKEMLSIVDTPLIEYAVEEARAAGIEQFIFVTGRGKAAIENHFDHSFELHHVLANKGQAALEEIVKRSRLPAGTVSYTRQQEPLGLGHAVWCARHLVGNEPFAVLLADDLIKAETPCLAQMLAVHETVGGNLVAVMDVPREHTSRYGILTPGEADSHLVSVEGLVEKPSPEAAPSTLAVIGRYILDGAIFDRLATLEGGTGGEVQLTDAMAMLIGEQPFHGYRFVGERYDCGSKLGFLEATLAFALDRQDLTAGLRSLLRKYAEQHRE; encoded by the coding sequence ATGACGCGCGTGCGCAAGGCGGTTTTCCCCGTCGGTGGCCTGGGGACACGTTTTCTCCCTGCGACTAAGGCCATGCCAAAGGAAATGTTGTCCATCGTTGATACGCCGCTCATAGAATATGCAGTCGAAGAAGCACGTGCCGCGGGCATCGAGCAGTTTATTTTTGTCACCGGCCGCGGCAAGGCCGCCATCGAGAATCATTTTGATCATTCCTTCGAACTTCATCACGTGCTGGCAAACAAAGGTCAGGCGGCGCTGGAAGAGATAGTAAAGCGCTCGCGCTTACCTGCCGGTACCGTCTCCTATACCCGCCAACAGGAGCCGCTGGGTCTGGGCCATGCGGTCTGGTGCGCTCGTCACTTGGTAGGCAACGAGCCTTTTGCAGTCCTTCTTGCTGATGATTTGATCAAGGCAGAGACGCCCTGTCTGGCCCAAATGCTGGCAGTGCACGAGACGGTCGGTGGCAATCTGGTGGCGGTGATGGATGTACCTCGCGAGCACACCTCGCGCTACGGCATTCTCACCCCCGGTGAGGCAGACAGCCACCTCGTTTCCGTCGAAGGACTCGTGGAGAAGCCGTCGCCTGAGGCTGCACCGTCCACGCTTGCAGTGATCGGCCGTTATATCCTTGATGGTGCAATATTTGATCGTTTGGCGACCTTGGAAGGTGGGACAGGGGGTGAAGTCCAGCTCACGGATGCGATGGCCATGTTAATAGGGGAGCAGCCGTTCCATGGCTATCGGTTCGTGGGAGAACGTTACGATTGTGGCAGTAAGCTGGGTTTTCTGGAGGCGACTCTTGCCTTCGCTCTTGACCGTCAGGATCTTACCGCAGGGCTGAGATCGCTTCTGCGAAAGTACGCCGAACAACACCGAGAATAA
- a CDS encoding serine hydrolase — protein MSVDVGMGGPLPLAITHLHRSLRLTGLTVFIAGLAIVLVVLSPHRAAEAGYAAIVIDADSGQVLHAANPDTLNYPASLTKMMTLYLVFEAVEADGTALSDELAVSANAAGQPRSKLGLKAGTTIRLYDAVLALATKSANDVATVIAEHFSGSEANFAMLMTRKARRLNMKHTTFRNASGLHDPRQQTTARDITRLARALYSKFPQFTHFFANRSFEYNGTVYRSTNKLLSNYPGMNGIKTGYIRASGFNLAASVQRDGQHIIAVILGGKTGRKRDAKMRRIVDRAFADVGGISRTMTIVARPRPKPDIDFAIAASALPKPAAVAITKRPESIPPVLFSPEHDWAIQVGAFSRRDAAEQALDTAARVVPALRLGTGRHIMPVEDNQGTLYRARHQGLTKQEAQDACSSLWARNLPCIIARPTS, from the coding sequence TTGAGCGTTGATGTGGGGATGGGTGGTCCGCTGCCGTTGGCAATCACGCACTTGCACCGAAGTCTGCGCCTGACGGGGCTTACAGTGTTTATCGCTGGCTTGGCAATAGTGCTCGTCGTTTTGTCGCCGCATCGCGCCGCGGAAGCCGGCTATGCTGCGATAGTGATTGATGCGGACAGCGGTCAAGTCTTGCATGCGGCCAATCCTGACACACTGAATTATCCCGCGTCTCTGACCAAGATGATGACGCTGTACCTGGTTTTCGAGGCGGTCGAGGCAGACGGTACGGCCCTGAGCGACGAGTTGGCCGTCTCGGCGAATGCGGCGGGACAACCGCGATCCAAGCTCGGCCTGAAAGCGGGGACGACGATCCGCCTGTACGATGCGGTTCTGGCGCTCGCAACCAAGTCGGCCAACGACGTCGCCACGGTGATCGCTGAGCATTTCTCAGGCAGCGAAGCTAACTTTGCAATGTTGATGACGCGCAAGGCGCGCAGGCTAAACATGAAGCACACCACCTTCCGCAATGCCTCTGGCCTACACGATCCGAGACAGCAGACGACAGCACGCGACATCACCCGCCTCGCCCGTGCGCTCTATAGTAAGTTTCCCCAGTTCACACACTTCTTCGCCAACAGATCGTTCGAATATAACGGCACTGTCTATCGCAGCACCAACAAGCTGCTTAGTAATTATCCGGGTATGAACGGCATCAAGACCGGCTATATTCGAGCCTCTGGCTTCAACCTGGCAGCCTCTGTACAACGCGACGGCCAACACATCATCGCCGTAATATTGGGCGGCAAGACCGGGCGCAAGCGCGACGCAAAGATGCGCCGCATAGTAGACCGCGCTTTTGCTGATGTGGGGGGCATCAGCCGTACAATGACAATTGTAGCGCGCCCCAGACCCAAGCCCGATATCGACTTCGCGATCGCGGCATCGGCCCTACCGAAGCCGGCCGCAGTGGCAATTACCAAAAGGCCCGAGAGCATCCCACCAGTACTGTTCTCACCGGAGCACGATTGGGCGATTCAGGTCGGGGCTTTCTCAAGGCGCGACGCAGCGGAGCAGGCGCTCGATACGGCGGCCCGCGTCGTGCCCGCGCTACGTCTCGGCACTGGGCGTCACATCATGCCGGTGGAGGACAACCAGGGCACCCTTTACCGGGCGCGACACCAGGGGCTGACTAAGCAAGAAGCACAGGATGCCTGCTCGTCCCTCTGGGCACGCAATCTGCCCTGTATTATTGCGCGCCCGACCAGCTGA
- a CDS encoding phosphomannomutase/phosphoglucomutase, with translation MGLDPEILRAYDIRGVVGESLREIDACVLAQAYATVVGRECGSARICLGYDGRLSSPALAEAVTAGFCAAGAEVIRIGCGPTPMLYFAVKTLAADAGMMITGSHNPPDHNGLKMALAGQAFYGDDIQRLGRLIAVGDLATGEGSVRDWDVSEAYVEALLGAYRPETGLKVAWDAGNGAAGEIMARLAERLPGTHHLLYETIDGTFPNHHPDPTVAVNLEALIETVRREGCDIGVAFDGDGDRLGAVDGAGRIIWGDQILCLVAGPVLAERPGATVIADVKASSVLFERIVALGGEPLMWRTGHSPIKAKMAEVKAPLAGEMSGHIFFADRYYGFDDGLYAAVRLLETVALSGVSAATLRDSLPAMLNTPELRFDCDDKRKFAVVGEVAGRLQKCGADVIDIDGVRVNTADGWWLLRASNTQPVLVARCEARDKAGLARLKAALVEQLGASGVAPPDGL, from the coding sequence ATGGGGCTTGATCCGGAAATTTTACGCGCCTACGACATTCGCGGTGTCGTCGGCGAGAGTCTGCGCGAGATTGATGCGTGCGTCCTCGCCCAAGCCTATGCGACAGTGGTCGGCCGCGAGTGCGGCTCGGCCCGCATATGTCTAGGCTACGATGGGCGCCTGTCCTCTCCTGCCCTGGCCGAGGCCGTCACGGCAGGTTTCTGCGCGGCCGGTGCCGAGGTGATTCGTATCGGCTGCGGGCCGACGCCGATGCTCTATTTCGCGGTAAAGACCTTGGCTGCGGATGCCGGTATGATGATCACCGGCTCCCACAATCCGCCTGACCACAACGGCCTCAAGATGGCCCTAGCCGGCCAGGCTTTTTATGGCGATGACATTCAACGGCTTGGCCGTCTTATTGCAGTTGGCGACCTTGCCACAGGAGAGGGCAGCGTACGAGATTGGGATGTCAGTGAGGCCTATGTCGAGGCCTTGCTCGGCGCCTACCGCCCAGAGACTGGGCTCAAAGTTGCCTGGGATGCTGGTAATGGCGCTGCTGGCGAGATCATGGCGCGATTGGCGGAGCGGCTGCCGGGGACGCACCATCTGTTGTACGAAACTATCGACGGCACTTTTCCCAATCACCACCCCGACCCGACTGTTGCTGTGAACTTAGAAGCGCTCATTGAGACAGTGCGCCGCGAGGGCTGCGATATTGGTGTCGCCTTCGATGGCGACGGCGACAGGCTGGGCGCCGTTGACGGCGCGGGGCGGATAATCTGGGGCGACCAGATTCTCTGCCTGGTCGCCGGCCCCGTGCTGGCCGAGCGCCCGGGTGCTACGGTGATTGCTGATGTGAAGGCTTCGAGCGTGCTCTTCGAGCGCATTGTCGCGCTTGGCGGTGAGCCCTTGATGTGGCGTACCGGACATTCGCCGATCAAGGCCAAGATGGCTGAGGTCAAGGCCCCGCTCGCGGGCGAAATGAGCGGGCATATTTTCTTTGCCGACCGCTACTACGGCTTCGACGATGGTCTCTACGCTGCGGTACGTCTGCTTGAGACTGTGGCCTTGAGTGGTGTGAGCGCGGCAACCTTGCGCGATTCTCTGCCCGCCATGCTCAATACGCCGGAGCTTCGCTTCGATTGCGATGACAAGCGTAAGTTCGCTGTGGTCGGAGAGGTGGCCGGGCGCTTGCAAAAATGCGGTGCTGATGTCATCGATATTGACGGTGTACGCGTCAATACCGCTGACGGCTGGTGGTTGCTGCGTGCCTCGAACACCCAGCCGGTATTGGTGGCGCGCTGCGAGGCCCGCGATAAGGCGGGGCTTGCCCGTCTCAAGGCAGCATTGGTCGAACAGCTGGGCGCAAGTGGTGTTGCTCCCCCAGACGGTCTCTAG
- a CDS encoding UDP-glucose/GDP-mannose dehydrogenase family protein, producing MRIVIVGSGYVGLVSGACFSEFGVDVTCIDSDSKKIKKLKAGGTPIYEPGLDNLVARNVAAGRLAFSTELAPAVDGADVVFIAVGTPSLRGDGHADLSYIYAAAEEIAAALTERTVVVTKSTVPVHTSLEVERVIAKCRPDLQPGKDFDVASNPEFLREGSAIEDFMHPDRVVVGAESEHARTVLGALYRPLYLRETPIVHTARETAELIKYAANAFLATKITFINEIADLCEKVGADVQQVAKGMGLDNRIGPKFLHPGPGYGGSCFPKDTLALVRTAREYGAPTRIVETVVEVNEGRKQAMANKVVAACGGSVGGATIAVFGLSFKPNTDDMRDSPSLNIVPILQAAGASVRAYDPKAMDVAAPMLPGVEFGDSAYDIVDGANALVIVTEWNQFRSLDLQRLKAAMRTPVVVDLRNIYQPAEMAAAGFTYVSIGRP from the coding sequence ATGCGTATCGTCATTGTTGGCTCCGGCTACGTCGGTTTGGTTTCGGGCGCTTGTTTTTCCGAATTCGGCGTGGACGTGACCTGCATCGACAGCGATTCAAAAAAGATCAAAAAGTTGAAGGCCGGTGGTACTCCAATCTATGAGCCAGGGCTCGATAATCTTGTGGCGCGCAACGTTGCTGCGGGGCGTCTGGCGTTCTCGACCGAACTTGCGCCGGCGGTCGACGGCGCTGATGTCGTCTTTATCGCTGTCGGCACGCCGAGCCTGCGTGGCGACGGCCATGCCGATCTTTCCTATATCTATGCCGCGGCGGAAGAGATCGCTGCAGCGCTGACGGAGCGCACCGTAGTTGTCACAAAGTCCACTGTTCCGGTCCACACCAGCCTCGAGGTCGAGCGTGTGATTGCCAAGTGTCGGCCGGATTTACAGCCGGGCAAGGATTTTGACGTGGCCTCGAACCCAGAGTTTCTGCGCGAAGGCTCAGCGATCGAGGATTTTATGCACCCTGACCGTGTTGTGGTCGGCGCCGAAAGTGAACATGCGCGGACCGTTCTGGGTGCGCTTTATCGACCGCTCTATCTGCGCGAGACGCCCATTGTCCATACCGCGCGCGAGACTGCGGAACTGATCAAGTACGCGGCTAATGCCTTTCTCGCCACCAAGATCACTTTTATAAACGAGATCGCTGATCTTTGCGAAAAGGTGGGCGCGGATGTGCAGCAGGTTGCCAAGGGGATGGGGTTGGACAACCGCATCGGGCCTAAGTTTCTGCATCCAGGACCGGGCTACGGCGGTAGCTGCTTTCCTAAGGATACTCTGGCGCTGGTACGTACGGCGCGGGAATATGGCGCACCGACGCGCATTGTTGAGACGGTGGTTGAGGTCAATGAGGGGCGCAAGCAGGCGATGGCTAATAAGGTCGTGGCAGCTTGCGGTGGCTCGGTAGGCGGCGCCACTATCGCCGTGTTTGGGCTTTCCTTCAAGCCTAATACCGACGATATGCGCGATAGTCCAAGCCTGAACATCGTACCCATCCTGCAGGCGGCTGGTGCGAGTGTCCGGGCCTATGATCCCAAGGCAATGGATGTGGCTGCGCCCATGCTACCGGGCGTAGAATTCGGCGATTCCGCCTACGATATCGTGGATGGCGCTAACGCTCTCGTGATTGTTACGGAGTGGAACCAGTTTCGCAGCCTCGATCTACAACGTCTGAAGGCGGCCATGCGTACACCCGTGGTCGTCGATCTACGCAACATCTATCAGCCGGCGGAGATGGCCGCGGCTGGTTTCACTTATGTCAGCATAGGCCGGCCATGA